Proteins encoded in a region of the Piliocolobus tephrosceles isolate RC106 chromosome 18, ASM277652v3, whole genome shotgun sequence genome:
- the RALBP1 gene encoding ralA-binding protein 1 — MTECFLPPTSSPSEHRRVEHGSGLTRTPSSEEISPTKFPGLYRTGEPSPPHDILHEPPDIVSDDEKDHGKKKGKFKKKEKRTEGYAAFQEDSSGDELTLYPSPLETRGEPPTPGMHAGRRVPPFHKPTPLQRQPVFAKPSGLGGVCGLSSPWLRGNCIQVHWSGLAPGIAIDRHLHFTR; from the exons ATGACTGAGTGCTTCCTGCCCCCCACAAGCAGCCCCAGTGAACACCGCAGGGTGGAGCATGGCAGCGGGCTTACCCGGACCCCCAGCTCTGAAGAGATCAGCCCTACTAAGTTTCCTGGATTGTACCGCACTGGCGAGCCTTCACCTCCCCATGACATCCTCCATGAGCCTCCTGATATAGTGTCTGATGATGAGAAAGATCatgggaagaaaaaagggaaatttaagaaaaaggaaaagagga CTGAAGGCTATGCAGCCTTTCAGGAAGATAGCTCTGGAGATGAG cTCACTTTGTACCCCTCACCTCTGGAGACACGGGGAGAACCCCCGACCCCTGGCATGCATGCTGGCCGCCGCGTGCCTCCCTTCCACAAGCCCACGCCGCTGCAGAGGCAGCCTGTGTTTGCAAAACCCAGCGGACTGGGTGGGGTCTGCGGTCTGAGCAGCCCCTGGCTCCGTGGGAACTGCATACAAGTCCACTGGTCTGGCTTGGCCCCGGGCATTGCCATTGACAGACATTTGCATTTCACACGGTAA